TAGTCAGTTCCTATTTAGACTGCACGCTCTGAGGTTTTATATATATGACTAGAAATGACTAGTGCTGTATTTTCGGCTCTAGGTTAATTCTGAATATCCTGGCGGATTTCTGAGGAAAATGAGGCTGTGACAACTCCTGAACCGGCACTGGTTTTAATTAGGGAAACCCGACAACGAACATTGGGGTTGACAAACCAAATTTTCTCCTCGGCGGCGGCGTGATCATAGGCGGTAATCAGCACGAATGTGCCGTCTTCTGTCAAGTAATAATCTCCAGCCGCTGCGATAGTTTCAGCATAACCTTGATCTCGCAGGAGTTTGCCGCGATGGGGATGAATTGGATCGGGGATGGGAACCAGGACGCAACTGCCTTTGATTTCATTGTCATCCCAGTCTGATTGACCTTCCCAACTCATCCGAAATGGGGAAACCACTGTCTGAGGATGAATGTTATAGGTTTTACACAAGTCAATCACAGCCGGATCATCATCTAGGAGAGAAACAATATCTATCTCAGACTTTACTGCTTCAAAGTGACTGAAGGCTAAATGATGGGCGCTGCGTTGCGATCGCCAACGCCCAATAGAATTTGCAACAAACTCCCTAATATCCATCAACTCTTGGGTTTCCGTTTTTAGCTATTTGCTGAGAATTTTCGGGCGATTTTTGGAAAAATTGCCTGCCTATTAAAAAAGTTAATTATCTTGGGTGGGCAATGCCCACCCTGTTAAACGTTACACAATTTCGGTAATGCTGACGATTTTGCCAGAAGTGCGATTAATCCGCTGAATTTGCGGGGTCATTTTACTAGCTGGGACAATGTATTCAGTATTACTGGTGCGGCGGGGGCTGTCGAATTTGGAACCTTTTACCACGATTTTGAACCGTTTTTCGGTGCCAGAACCAATCACAGTTGCCGAAGAGGCTTTAATGGCATTGGCGCTATTGGTCGCAACTACATAAAGTAATTGGGCAGCTTTGACTGAGCTGTCAATTTGAGCAGGGCCGCGATCAAGGGCAAACATCCGGTTGTAGCCCACTTGCTTGAAGTTGGCTGCGCTGCTTCTACCGCGATAGTAAGGCACTACGTTTTCGCCAAAGGCTGCTTGATATTCACTACTATCGATGTAGGAATCAATTTCAGCATCGTAGCCCTCGGCTACAGTGCGAACAATATGCTCGGAAACTTCTCTTTGATCCTGGGGTGCCCGACCAAGCAAATGTAGGAAGTTAAGTTCTACAAAACGGTAGGGAGCGCAGGATTGGAAGTAGCGGGCGCGATAAAAATCAGACTTAGCAACGGCGCGGACAAATTCCCGCACAGAGATGGAGCGATCGCATAATTGTGACTCTGCTGTCACCAACCGCTCACTCTCCATCACATGAGGGTTGCCTAACACTTGTTTGTAAACGGCACGGATGATAGTTTGAACTTCCTCTAAGCCACTAGCAGGCCATAGTTCAAGAATTGTCTGGGTGGTCATTGAAATTTATAGCAACCGCCAAAGTGCTTAGGACATTAACTGATGATAAAACCTAGACACAATCAGACTTGTAACCCAGTCCCCAGCGATGCACTGAGCGGTCGTTGTGTCCCCAGTCCCCTGCTATACCTCCTCAATTTTGGTAAGTTTTCCACTGATCTAGACAGCAGTGATACTGGCAATCACACCGCCCTGCTGGTGAATCCGTTGATACTCTTGAGAGAGCTTCTCGTAAGGCACCAAAAAGACTTGGTTGGAACGGCGAAACTTGGAAATATTGTTGAAGGTTTTGGCTCGATAACCCGTGACTTCAATGCGGTAAACTTTACCACCTGCACTGGCATCAACTCCATGACGAGTACGCGAACCAGTGGGGGGTGTAGAGAATCTCGCCCCATCACTAGCAGGTGAAATTACTGCTGTAGGTGTGTTTTGAATTACTAATGCATTTAACTTGGGAGCTGTACCCGACAAGTCACCTTTCAGGCTGCTGCTAGAAGCACCCCGCACCAGTTGGAAGGTGTGGGTAAATTGCACCATGCTCGTACAAGCTTCTGTCTTGTAGCCCCGGATATAGGGAACAAAGTTTTCCCCAAAGGTATTTTGATACTCATCACTGTCGAGATAAGAATCGATCTCAGCTTCAAACCCTTGAGTATCGAGGATTGTACTGTGGGAGCGCATTTCTGACAAATCCAGGGGTGGACGACCCAGCAGATGGCGGAAGTTGAGTTCAATCGCCCGGTAACGCGCACAACTGGTGAAAAAGCGAGAACGATACAGTTCCGATTTAGCCACTGCTCTGACAAACTCGCGGACGCTCAATTCACCCCGCTTAAACTGGGATTCTGGCACAGCTAGCCGTTCACTTTCCATGACATAGGCATTGCCTAATACTTGCCGATACACTGCCCGAATAATTGTTTCTACTTCTTCTTGTGAGCGACCTGGCACCCACTCAACGGGAGGGGTTTCATCAAATAGGCTAACTCCCAGGCGTGAAGCTGGTCCAAATGGCATTAATTGTTTCTCCTGTTAACGAAAGTTAAAGAAAATTGTTTCAATTTGTAAATGAATTTCAGATTGATTACCCAGTCCAAGCAAATTACTGGATTAATTTGTTCCCAGCCAAATTCCCAGCTTCCATCAGGATGGAAGTTTTGATTGCCCAGATAATCAAGATTTTTAGGCGTTTTATACGCTTTGTTATGATCAATTCTCTTATGAGCGTGTAATTATGACCATCAAGATTTGTAAATCTTGATAAAATGAGAGCGTTTTGCACTCAATTTGCACAAACGATTTTCATGGAATAGGGTATGGGGGGCAAGTGGCGTCATGGGACATGGGGGAAAAGCCCAGTTATTCCGTAGTAAATACAAGCACCAGCACCGAGAACATAAACAAACCAAGTAAGAAAAAATCCCATCGCCCGACCGGGTGAATCAATTTTGGATTTTGGATTTTGGATTTTAGATTGACCCCATGCATGAATGCAGGGGCTTCAATGTAAGAAAGGGCAAAGGCTATTAGTCAATTTTGTTTTGAGGGATTTTTGGTAGTGTGAGCGTCTCGCTCACGCGGGCAAGATGCCCGCACTACAGTCCATCATTTTTATCTTGACAGAGTACTATGATGCCATTGATGCCAACAAAAAAGGTGGAAATAGGGATAGACATAGAAAGTTTTCACTCAAGCTTTAAGTGCGGGACAGATACTCCAAAACTCCAGATTCATCAGACCTTTTGCATAAAAAAATCAGAACCCCACCCCGCCAATGCTTCCGCAAATTCTCCCCTCCCCGCTTTCGCTTAGGGGCTGGGGGTGGGGTGTTAGGGGACTTTTGCAACAGATCTATATTATTAATTTTTTTAACATTAACTTGATCAAATTTGAAGTTTTGATAATTTGAGTAAAAAATAAAAATAGTCCTCTTGTAGATAGATGTAGGTGTCTAAACGTTTCTCTAAGCAGCTAAAGCAATCTGGCGCAAAAAAATCTCAACATCAACGACGCACTCACAAGCGTTTGATGCAAACTATATTTAAGAACGCCCATGATGCGATCGCCTTGATTAATGATCGCTTATATTTGGTAGATATGAATATTGCTGCTTGTGATTTACTAGGTCTGCCACGTCAGAAACTAAAAGGGCAAGCTTTATCTAATTTCATCACTGCGGAATTTGCTCGTCAACCAAACTCTGGGAGTTTTCCACCAAGACAATCATTAATGGGGGAATTGTTGGTTTCATCTTCTGGCCAGATGCAGCGAGAGATGGAGTATACCTTAACACCTAATGTCCTTCCCCACTGTCATCTGTTGCTATTGCGAGACAATAGTCAGCGCCGGGAATCAATGCAGGCGGAATTAAAACAGCAACAGCAGCGGGTGGAACTGTTTTCGGAAGTAACGCTGAAAATTCGCCAGTCCTTACAGATCAAGGAAATTCTGCATACCACCGTCACCGAAGTGCAACGGATTCTGCAAGCAGATCGCGTGCTAATTTATCACGTATTACCGGATGGTACAGGAAAAACCATCAGCGAATCGGTTTTACCAGATTATCCCACATTGATGGATCTGGAATTTCCCGAAGAAGTTTTTCCCCAGGAGTATCAACAATTATATGCTCAAGGAAGGGTGCGGGCGATCGCCAATGTACATGAAAAAGCAGCAGGGTTAGCAGATTGTTTGGTGGAATTTGTCGATCAATTCCAGATTAAAGCCAAATTAATTGTACCGATAGTGCAAAACCTCAATGCCCACTCCCAGAATCAGCTTTGGGGTTTGTTAATCGCCCACCAATGCGACAGCGTTCGCCATTGGGTAGATTTTGAGTTGGAATTGATGCAACAATTAGCGGATCAAATCAGTATTGCTTTATCTCAAGCCCAACTACTGGAACGCTTAGAAGAGGTTGTAGCATCTCGCACTGCAGAATTGCAAGAGGAAATTAATGTGCGGATGCAAGCAGAAGCGGCGTTGCGCCAGAGTGAGGAGCAATTGCGATTGATTACCAATGCGCTGCCAGTACTGATCGCTTATGTGGACGAGCAACAACAATATCGCTTTAATAATCAAGCATATCAGGATTGGCTGGGACAATCTCCTCAAGAAATTTATGGTTGCCATCTGCGTCAGGTTTGGGGAGAAGATTGCTACCAAAGAATGCAAGTTTATGTAAAAACAGCTTTATCTGGGCAAGCTATTAACTATGAAAATGATATTCTTTTAAAAGATGGGAGTTGGCGAGCGGTTGATGTAATTTACATTCCGCATTTAGATGAAGAGAAAATAGTCAAGGGATTTTTCGCTCTTAGCAGCGATATTAGCGATCGCAAAGCTATTGAACGGATGAAAGATGAATTCATTTCTATCATCAGCCATGAATTGCGGACTCCCCTCACTTCCTTGCACAGTGCCCTAAAAATTTTAGCTACAGGGCGATTGGGCAATCTTTCGAGCGAAGGACAGCAAATGCTAGGAATTGCCGATGACAGTACTGAACGCTTAGTGCGTTTAGTCAACAACGTCCTCGATTTACAGCGCATTGAGTCTGGCAAAGTCATCATGGAGTGCCAAGCCTGTAATGCTGCTAATTTGATGATCCAAGCAGCAGAGGCAATGCAAGCAATGGCACAGCAGCATGAAATAACTCTGGTCAAACAACCACAGGATATCTCAGTGTGGGCAGATGCAGATTATATTTTACAAGCTTTAACAAATTTACTCAGTAATGCCATCAAGTTTTCATCACCTGGCGGGACTGTTTGGCTAACAGTGGAACAAGAAAAAGGCTCCTCAAACCTCTCCAAAGAAGTGGTGTTTCGGGTGCGAGATGAAGGACAAGGTATTCCATCTGACCAACTCGAACGGATCTTTGAAAGGTTTCAACAAGTAGATTCGTCAGATTCCCGCAAAAAAGGTGGTACTGGTTTAGGGCTGACCATCTGTCGCAAAATTATTGAACAACACAACGGCAGAATTTGGGCAGAGAGTACTCCAGGATGTGGAAGCACCTTTGCATTCACATTACCTATTCTTGAGTGCGCCAATATCCAATGAGGGGGGATCTATGCATACGAAGCGGATTTTAATTATTGATGATGAAGAAACCATTCAAACCGTTGTGCAATTTGGCATCAAAATCGCAGCGGGATGGGAAGTTTTCACTGCTAGTTCTGGCTTTGAAGGCATCCAGACTGCCCAAACCAAAAAACCTGATGTGATTTTGTTGGATGTTATGATGCCAGATATGGATGGTATTGCTACCTTTAAAAAACTCCAATCTCATTCGGAAACAGAACAAATTCCGGTGATTATTTTAACCGCCAAAGCACAAACAGCGGAAAAGCGTCAGTTTAATGATTTGGGAGTTAGTGGTGTCATTACCAAACCCTTTAACTCTCTGGATCTACCGGAGCAAATTAGTAGAATTCTCCATTGGTAACCCCATCGATATTAAAGGTTGATGCCCTAAGCCGATCGCGTAGTTTGTGACTGAGGGGAATGAGTGCTGTATTTGCGGAAGCTGCCCAATCTGCTGCAAATCTTCATCGGTGAGATACCGTCCCTCATCATCAGCCGCCTGGAATAGCTGAATAGCCTCCGTTGGATGGGTATTTTGCCAAGTAGCAAAACTGACAATTCTGGCTTTTTGAATCAGTTCTCGAACTTTTTCACTCAATTGTGGCTCAGTCATGGTCAAAATTAATGAACTACCCCATCTTATACCGTTTCACTTTAAGTATGATACAAATACGTTGGTAGGGGCACGGCAATGCCGTGCCCCTACTGGCTTCTATATGTATCAGAGTTTTGGTGAAATGGTATTACTTCGTTGAAGATGGGGCTGTAACTTAATTTCAGAGTTGAAATTCTATGGATATTAGTCAAATCGAAACCGATCTGCAAAACTCGGATTTTCAATACCGCCTGAAGGCGATCTCTGCCCTGCAAGATTATCCGGCTGATGTCGCTGTTCCTTTACTCAACCGCCATATCCAAGACCCAGAGTTTCTGGTGCGAACCTTTGTTGCTAGGGAGTTGGGTAAGCAAAAAACCTCAGAATCTTTTGCTACCCTGTTGCAAATTATCAAGTTTGATAACACCCCCAATGTCCGTGCAGAAGCGTCTAATTCCCTATCTTTATTTGGCAAAATTTCTGCCTCTCATCTGGTGCAAACATTTTTGCGAGATGATCACTGGTTGGTACGTCGTAGTATTTTGGCAGCCTTAGTAGAAATGGATTGCCCGGAAGAAGTTCTAGAGGTTTGTCTTCTAGGATTAGCAGGTGAAGATGCCGCAGTCGAGGAAGCATGTGTAGATGCGCTGGGGTCCTTAGCGACTTCCCGTCAGTCTGAAGCAGCTTTGTCCCAACTCCTGAACCTGAAGAATTCTCAGTCTGAATATATCAGGGTCCGAGTTGCTTATGCCCTCAAGCACTTTCATACGAACGAAGCCAAAGAAGCCCTGGCGCAACTGAGACAGGATGCCGATTATCGGGTAGTGGCGGCGGCAATGGAAAATTTAATGTTATAGCTTTTCTAGGCTGGCGCGTGTGGTGCGACGGGTTAAAGCATGAGGTGTATCTAGCTCATGTGCAGGTTGGCTAAGGAGGCGCGATCGCATTTCCTCACTCAGTCCCTGAACATGGCTAAAATCTGCTCCGGCAATGCTTTCCAGTTGCTCAAACTCAACGCCAGTCAAGTCTGCTGCTCGCAAATCTGCTCCTGCTAAATTGGCTCCATTCAACCGAGCATTGCGTAAACATACTCCTGGCAACCAGGCTTTGCGGAAGTCTGCCTGACTGAGCCGCGCCCCTTGAAGATTAGCACGAGTTAGATCACCCCCCCCCAAATATGCTCCCAACATACTTGCTCCCTGCAAATCGGCATGACGCAAGTTGGCTGTATTCAGCTGGGCACCATTCAAATAGGCATTTGGCCCAATCGCCCCAGAGGATTTGTAATTAAACCCTTCGGGAAACAGGGTTTGGCTATCATATCTTGCTCCTAGCAGCTTGGTATCGGTCAAATTAGCTCCCCGCAAATCTGCGCCACTGAGATCGACTCTGTACAAACAAGCTGCCTGTAAATTGGCATCCCTCAAAATCGCTTGGCACAGATCCGCAGCCCGTAAATCAGCATTACTGAGATCCGCTGCACTGAGATCCGCTTTGCTCAGATTCGCACGAATCAAAGTGGCTTGATGCAAATTGGCTCTTTGCAGATCTAAATCGCTGAGGTTGAATTGGTAGAAATCTTTTTCTGTCAGAGCAAATCCTGCCTTGAGGATAGCCAAAACATCTTGGGGTGTCTTGTAAGTCTCCCTGCTGATCATGGGTTGAAATCGTGAGATTATTGTAGGGGTATTGTACCGCGATATATGTACAATCTTGACATCCTCACCACCCCAATACTGCTCGGTTAAGGAATTTCTTGGTTGAGGCAAGCTCTTGGAGCAGGGGGAGAAATGGAGGCTCTTGAAGAGTTTTGCCTCCCCTGCCTCCCCTGCCTCCCCTGCCTCCCCTGCCTCCCCTGCTTATCCGAGCAGTATTGCTCACCACCCTTGTTTTATTAGAGCAGCTATGCCTTTTGTAACACCAATGACCATGATGGAATTTTTCCGTAAGAGTGAAGGAGTCTGGTTTACCCAGCGCACGGTGCATCACTTTGATACGGTGGCGGATCAGTCGGGAGAATCAAAGCTTTATGTGGGCGTGATTACACTCGATGACCCACGGGTAAAAGCAGTCTGCGAATCCCAAGGCATTGATCCAGCTAGTTCCAAGGGAGGTGCTAGCTTTATGTGGCAAGAACACGACGATGATCGAGAACCCAATCCGGATCATGCTGCTGTATTAATTGATGTACCAGATGATGAGACTGGGCGATCGGGAAAATTGCTCCGCAACCAAGGCTATGTGGAAAAAATTCCCGTAGTTAGCCGTTACTGGTTTGGGCAAGATGGCATTTTAACCATCGATACCGAATATGAAACCAACCAGGGTCAGGAACGCTGCTGGTTTATGACTGATGATTTTCGGGTGCGTGTTAGTACAGTGCGGATGATGAATGGTGTGTATTTGATGACTTACTGTTCTGAACGACGCTATTTAACTGAGGCGAATTTAGCACAAATGGTGCAAGAGAATTTATCTAGAGCTTCTTCCATCACCTAGGGCTAACGTTAAGGATCGTTACTTTGTTTAATATATTCGAGACGGCGAATTTGGAAATCCCCTATTCTCTGGGATTAAGGCAAATTAGTCTCTAACTTTTATGTATAAGTGCTTCCTTGAGCATCTGAAACAATCGCTTTTGCAACGGTTTACATTAGAGAGTCGCCCAATTCCCCCAGGACTAGAGTATCAGGTGAGCGATCGCGGCAGAAATCCCGCCACAATTCAGAGCTGGTGCTATCAGTGCCCACAGTTACGGAAAATCCGCTATACATACATTGATGCAGGTGCAAGCGCCCAGATTCTCAATAGTGTAATTTATCCCAGTCATCACTATGATTTGCCCTTACTCGGCATTGACTTTCTGTCTTTCGGTCAAGTGAAAAACCTGATTGTGATGGATTTCCAGCCCTTATTTCAAGATGAAGCTTACTTGAGGAAGTACATCCACCAATTGCAAAAATTGCATGATAAGTATCCAGACTTGGCACAAGGCTTGGAAATGAAATTTTATGATGCTAATCAATACTTTTCCAAATATCTGTTATTTGCCAAAACCGATGCAGAAACAGTAAGAACGAGGGTATTTGAGGCATTCAAAGATTATTTGAATTTGTACTGGCAGATCCTAGACCAAGCCGAACCCCTAATCGACCATTCAGACATTAAAAGGGTTGTCAAAGCCCAAAAAGACTACGATCAATATAGTGCCGAGCGCGATCCTGCATCTGGTTTGTTCAGTAGTTATTTTGGACATGAATGGTCAGAGCGATTTTTGCATGAATTTTTGTTTGAGGACTCTGTGCCATTAGTAGCTAGTGGAGTCAAATAGTGATTTAACAACACGCGAAAGTCCCCACACTCAACGTACTCGCAGTGTGGGGATTGACGATTGACGTTCGCGCAGGGTGTCGTAGACAGGATTGCATCCATTCCCTTATCAACCTCTGGTGGATAAAGGTTCTCCGATTTGAGCAAACTTTTCAAGACGAATTTTGAATTTGGAGCGAAGTGACGTTGACTCTCTATCAGCCATTTTTAGATTACGCGATCGCGCTTTTGCACAAACGTTTGGATTTGCAACCTTATCCAATTCCTCAAGGCTTTGAATCGAAACAAGCAACCGTGGGTAAAGGCAAACATGAGCAAGAAGTCTTGACGACTAGCTACGCCTACCAAACTACCAAACTCCGACAAATTCGAGCCGCCCATGTACAGGGGGGTAACTCACTTCAGGTATTAAATTTTGTGATTTTCCCCCACCTGAATTATGATTTGCCGTTCTTTGGGGCAGATTTAGTTACCTTACCCGGAGGACACTTAATTGCTCTGGATATGCAACCACTCTTTCGGGATGATTTAGGCTATCAGAAGCATTATACCCAGCCTATCCTGCCAATTTTCCAGACACATCAGCAGCATCTGTCTTGGGGGGGCGACTTTCCCGAAGAAGCCCAACCCTTTTTCTCACCCGCCTTTCTCTGGACGCGCCCCCAGGAAACTGAGGTAGTAGAAACCCATGTGTTTGCAGCCTTTAAGGACTATCTGCAAGCCTACCTGGATTTTGTTGACCAGGCGCAACCCATAACCGATACCAAATATTTAGCAGAAATTGAACAGGCGCAGCTGCGTTATCTGCGCTATCGTGCAGAAAAAGACCCAGCCAGGGGAATGTTCACCCGTTTTTACGGTGCTGAGTGGACAGAAGAATATATCCACGGCTTTCTGTTCGATTTGGAAAGAATCCCCACGGGGCGAAAAAGTGTAATACACCGTTAATCTCAAAGTTGTCTGGTGAGTATTACACGGTATCAACTTTTCGCATTTGGCGCTCGGTTGGCTTAGTCCTACCAGGGAATCGCTTTCAGGGAGATCCTTTTGGATATTTTTTTATCTGGAAGTCCCTAAGCTTACAGATATTAGAGCAGAAAGCCCACCCCTTAAAACAGTGAACAGTGAACAGTGAACAGTTATCAAGGCGTATGGTGGGGGATTTAAATCAGTGAACAGTGAACAGTGAACAGTTATCAAGGCGTAACGATAAACACATCACTCTTGACTGATAACTGATAACTGTTAACTGTTAAAGGAGTGGGTTCGTCAATTTTAGCTAAATATTGAGTGAATAAATTTTAAGAAATGCTAATTTAGTTTGTGTAACAAAAAGTTTTGATAATTTTTTGGATAGAAAAGCTCCATCTTTAGTATATTAGCTAACACTTGTAGAAATCCCAATTAGGTTGTGAAAAATATCAACCGTCAACGGTCAACAGTCAACAGGCTGTATGGAGTTTACCAAATCATTTAGGACTGCTACAGCAGTCATGCAAGTTTAAAAACACAAAAATATTGGCAATGGAGGCTTTATTTTGGTAATAAACATTGGATTTGACTTACTGTCTAAATTGATTCAGATGGAGCTTTGGATATTCCTTGTAGGGCTGATGTCTACTATATTTTTTCTGATGTTCAAAAAGAAAATCAATATTCGCGAAATATTGTTTGATCGGGGAAGCAGTCAGGCTTATAACCCGGAAAAATTTCAACTATTGCTCCTGAGTGTGATCTTTGTGGTTGTTTACTTGATGCAAGTGAGACATAACCTCAATGAGTGCAAATTTTCCAGCCTTTCATGTAGCCTACCAGAAGTGCGATCAGAATATCTTTTCATCTTAGGAGGAAGCAACTTTGTCTACCTGTGGGGCAAGTTTACTTCAATGATTAAACAACGGAGATCAGAGCGTGCTTAACATGAATACTGGGTTCACTATTCTGGCCTTTGTTATTGGTTTACTCCTGACAATTTTTGTTGCAGTTTTAGAAGTCTTTATCCTGATATTTATTTGGGATGGAACCTGGAATGCAAATAAGAATCCAAAACGAGGAATTAATTTGGAAAAGTTGATAAGTGAAAGTTCAGGTGAAGCCAGCCTAGCACGCTTTCAACTGTTGATCTTCACCTTCGTTATTTCCATGAGCCTAGTTTTAATTATCACCGGCTCCAGTCCACCTAAATTTCCAGCCACCATTCCCGATCAAATTCTCGGTTTATTGGGTATCAGCAGCAC
The Gloeotrichia echinulata CP02 DNA segment above includes these coding regions:
- a CDS encoding phycobiliprotein lyase — translated: MDIREFVANSIGRWRSQRSAHHLAFSHFEAVKSEIDIVSLLDDDPAVIDLCKTYNIHPQTVVSPFRMSWEGQSDWDDNEIKGSCVLVPIPDPIHPHRGKLLRDQGYAETIAAAGDYYLTEDGTFVLITAYDHAAAEEKIWFVNPNVRCRVSLIKTSAGSGVVTASFSSEIRQDIQN
- a CDS encoding phycobilisome rod-core linker polypeptide; its protein translation is MTTQTILELWPASGLEEVQTIIRAVYKQVLGNPHVMESERLVTAESQLCDRSISVREFVRAVAKSDFYRARYFQSCAPYRFVELNFLHLLGRAPQDQREVSEHIVRTVAEGYDAEIDSYIDSSEYQAAFGENVVPYYRGRSSAANFKQVGYNRMFALDRGPAQIDSSVKAAQLLYVVATNSANAIKASSATVIGSGTEKRFKIVVKGSKFDSPRRTSNTEYIVPASKMTPQIQRINRTSGKIVSITEIV
- a CDS encoding phycobilisome linker polypeptide, giving the protein MPFGPASRLGVSLFDETPPVEWVPGRSQEEVETIIRAVYRQVLGNAYVMESERLAVPESQFKRGELSVREFVRAVAKSELYRSRFFTSCARYRAIELNFRHLLGRPPLDLSEMRSHSTILDTQGFEAEIDSYLDSDEYQNTFGENFVPYIRGYKTEACTSMVQFTHTFQLVRGASSSSLKGDLSGTAPKLNALVIQNTPTAVISPASDGARFSTPPTGSRTRHGVDASAGGKVYRIEVTGYRAKTFNNISKFRRSNQVFLVPYEKLSQEYQRIHQQGGVIASITAV
- a CDS encoding ATP-binding protein, producing the protein MSKRFSKQLKQSGAKKSQHQRRTHKRLMQTIFKNAHDAIALINDRLYLVDMNIAACDLLGLPRQKLKGQALSNFITAEFARQPNSGSFPPRQSLMGELLVSSSGQMQREMEYTLTPNVLPHCHLLLLRDNSQRRESMQAELKQQQQRVELFSEVTLKIRQSLQIKEILHTTVTEVQRILQADRVLIYHVLPDGTGKTISESVLPDYPTLMDLEFPEEVFPQEYQQLYAQGRVRAIANVHEKAAGLADCLVEFVDQFQIKAKLIVPIVQNLNAHSQNQLWGLLIAHQCDSVRHWVDFELELMQQLADQISIALSQAQLLERLEEVVASRTAELQEEINVRMQAEAALRQSEEQLRLITNALPVLIAYVDEQQQYRFNNQAYQDWLGQSPQEIYGCHLRQVWGEDCYQRMQVYVKTALSGQAINYENDILLKDGSWRAVDVIYIPHLDEEKIVKGFFALSSDISDRKAIERMKDEFISIISHELRTPLTSLHSALKILATGRLGNLSSEGQQMLGIADDSTERLVRLVNNVLDLQRIESGKVIMECQACNAANLMIQAAEAMQAMAQQHEITLVKQPQDISVWADADYILQALTNLLSNAIKFSSPGGTVWLTVEQEKGSSNLSKEVVFRVRDEGQGIPSDQLERIFERFQQVDSSDSRKKGGTGLGLTICRKIIEQHNGRIWAESTPGCGSTFAFTLPILECANIQ
- a CDS encoding response regulator, which gives rise to MHTKRILIIDDEETIQTVVQFGIKIAAGWEVFTASSGFEGIQTAQTKKPDVILLDVMMPDMDGIATFKKLQSHSETEQIPVIILTAKAQTAEKRQFNDLGVSGVITKPFNSLDLPEQISRILHW
- a CDS encoding HEAT repeat domain-containing protein, with amino-acid sequence MDISQIETDLQNSDFQYRLKAISALQDYPADVAVPLLNRHIQDPEFLVRTFVARELGKQKTSESFATLLQIIKFDNTPNVRAEASNSLSLFGKISASHLVQTFLRDDHWLVRRSILAALVEMDCPEEVLEVCLLGLAGEDAAVEEACVDALGSLATSRQSEAALSQLLNLKNSQSEYIRVRVAYALKHFHTNEAKEALAQLRQDADYRVVAAAMENLML
- a CDS encoding pentapeptide repeat-containing protein, which encodes MISRETYKTPQDVLAILKAGFALTEKDFYQFNLSDLDLQRANLHQATLIRANLSKADLSAADLSNADLRAADLCQAILRDANLQAACLYRVDLSGADLRGANLTDTKLLGARYDSQTLFPEGFNYKSSGAIGPNAYLNGAQLNTANLRHADLQGASMLGAYLGGGDLTRANLQGARLSQADFRKAWLPGVCLRNARLNGANLAGADLRAADLTGVEFEQLESIAGADFSHVQGLSEEMRSRLLSQPAHELDTPHALTRRTTRASLEKL
- a CDS encoding phycobiliprotein lyase, giving the protein MPFVTPMTMMEFFRKSEGVWFTQRTVHHFDTVADQSGESKLYVGVITLDDPRVKAVCESQGIDPASSKGGASFMWQEHDDDREPNPDHAAVLIDVPDDETGRSGKLLRNQGYVEKIPVVSRYWFGQDGILTIDTEYETNQGQERCWFMTDDFRVRVSTVRMMNGVYLMTYCSERRYLTEANLAQMVQENLSRASSIT
- a CDS encoding 15,16-dihydrobiliverdin:ferredoxin oxidoreductase, whose translation is MYKCFLEHLKQSLLQRFTLESRPIPPGLEYQVSDRGRNPATIQSWCYQCPQLRKIRYTYIDAGASAQILNSVIYPSHHYDLPLLGIDFLSFGQVKNLIVMDFQPLFQDEAYLRKYIHQLQKLHDKYPDLAQGLEMKFYDANQYFSKYLLFAKTDAETVRTRVFEAFKDYLNLYWQILDQAEPLIDHSDIKRVVKAQKDYDQYSAERDPASGLFSSYFGHEWSERFLHEFLFEDSVPLVASGVK
- a CDS encoding phycoerythrobilin:ferredoxin oxidoreductase; this translates as MTLTLYQPFLDYAIALLHKRLDLQPYPIPQGFESKQATVGKGKHEQEVLTTSYAYQTTKLRQIRAAHVQGGNSLQVLNFVIFPHLNYDLPFFGADLVTLPGGHLIALDMQPLFRDDLGYQKHYTQPILPIFQTHQQHLSWGGDFPEEAQPFFSPAFLWTRPQETEVVETHVFAAFKDYLQAYLDFVDQAQPITDTKYLAEIEQAQLRYLRYRAEKDPARGMFTRFYGAEWTEEYIHGFLFDLERIPTGRKSVIHR